The genome window ctggttctgacaggTCGGGTCAGGTCCACTACAGTAAAATCAGAGCCTGCAGCAGCGTTAGCACCATTTACCCATGATGCCCAGCTTCAGTGACTCAGGAAGTCCAAACAGACATTCGTTTTCTGTACTTGGTTCTGATCGAGATCAGTCTGCATTCACACCAGAGCCTCAGAAAGTGGATCTGGGTCCGGTTGTTTGGTCGCTGCCAGAATCACAGGACTGAAACCATCTGAAGAGGTCCGGCGGCCAAATTGTCCATACAGGAGAcgtgaacaaataaaaacatgaagtctCAGTTCCTCCTGATTCAAACCTTCACCTCTGTCCTGGAGGACAGTAAGGACAGTGCTGTCCTCACTGTCCTCATCAGGTCCCACAACCACAGGAGAAAAGGTTTGTACCACAGCAGACGTCATGAGGCCAGGTTACAGCGGACGGATTTTATTCACCGATTTCTGTTGTTAATATGGGAGGATCGTCAGGAACGGATCTGGAGACGATTCGGCCGAATGAAACCGATGAGCAGAAGATGCTTCCTGTGGAGGAACGCGTCCCGTCTTGAGCAGGAATGTTCGACTGAAGCCTGGAGCTACGATCATTTTCAGCTCTACTCAGATGTTTCTGCCATAGcacagggtcagaggtcaaaggtcaggggGGGTTCTgaataatttcttgtttttagatgagcatttttcagctttttgtacCTGTAGCAGCCAGGATTTGGCTCCGGGACTCGGGTCGTGGACTTGGCAGGAGTAAAAACTCCCAGCAGATGTCGAGTCCTGCTGGTCCGGTTCAGTCGGAACCGCAGCAGAAATGGAACCAAAGCAACACAGTGATCCAAAAGGGGGCTTAAAGAGTGTGATATTGGCCCCGCCCCCTTTAATGGAGGGCAGACAGGAAGAGGAGAAACTCGTGCCACAGCCTTCCTCCACAGCCAGGGGGCGCTACAGAGCCGTCTGGCTGAAGCTGCTATTGATCTTGAATGAAACGCTAAAGCATTaatgaacagaaactgaatgaAGTGCGACACGAGTTCatagatatattttattctattatttatatttatatatatatatatattattgtattaGCAGCCAGCAGAGTGCTGGTTCAAATTCTCTAAAATAGTCTAAAGTTCTGCAAAAAGATCATAAAACCTCTAGAATACGACTATTGTTACCTTAGCAGAGTGGTTCCACTAAACtgccctctgattggctcttgGTTCCATCACGGAGCCTTCTGATTGGCTGGGAAGCATAAAGGGTAGAACAGGACGTTACAGACGCTCCACTGAGCCTCATGAAGACCTGAAACCAGAATCTCTGCTGGGATTAAAGGGACCAAACTGGAGAACCTGAGCTCTCCCTCAGTCCTTCTTCTGTTTCGGCTTCTCAGACCCGaaacagttctggttctgctctgtgtGTCTGGTGGAGCCGTTGAGTCGGCACCCTGAAGCATGCTGGGATATTTTTGATAAATCCTTCTCCATTTGTCCCTCCGGGTCGCAGTGACCCGGTACCGAACCCAGAGCCTTTTGTCTCACAGCAGAAGAACCGAGCCCAGTCGGCCTGGGCCAACCCCggcccccaacacacacactgataacacacacacaccctgtctGCTTCTGAATGGTGCGTCCCAGCAGCAGTTTAACGCTTTAATGATTTATTGGAGGAAATGTTCTGATTAAAGCTTTTCCCTCCAACATGACTCACCACCACACCGATGAATAGAACCCAGCAGAACCTGATTCCATCAGCTGCTGATTTTGGGTTGGGCTCAACCCAAAATCAGTCCAATCACTGTGAACAAACTCAGCGTCGTCCCCTGCTGTCAGAGACGTGcacaacagaaccaaacagaaccaggacGCTAAACACCTGGgcggacctagccccgccttcgaggcacagctcctcccccactcagctccttcagactagccagcaagaCATTAGCaatcctataatgagctcagctgctgagctcattataggtcCTGCTGTCAAAGCAACGCTGGTGAAAACACtaaaggattaatagaggagccatgttgggatgacttcctggaggcggagcttcaggaagagcaggagcttcttaaagggaTCCACGATTAGTAATAAAACTAGACCttatttgggaaatatttatcTTAGATGTAAAAGCAATACTGTCATAGGGTGGTGTATGAGTTGGTGAGGCAgaacgcttgagacccaggtaagatgtaTGATGACAGTTTAATGGTGAAAGTGCAAGATCCAAAACACCAGGCAGCACAACTGaacggaagccagggctcaacgccggtagcaactggttaTTAGAATGGACAGCAAACAAAACGGTGCATACGACACGCACAAACGACTgcaagacaaggacccgacgaggacgcagacacacaggtggcattaaatacacagagggtaatcacagaaacgagacacacctgggaatgaTCAAGGGGAGACAAGATGgcacggagactcagagacacagaaaactcgaaataaatacacagaaaaacacagatcatgacaaatACAGTAATAACACtgtctttttgtggctctagtgtcccttatatgacagcaggctgacaggaaacggggaagacatgcggcaaatgtcgtcgggtccgggagtcgaacccgcgacggaacccgcgaggactcaaggcctccaaatgtgggtcgcactaaccactacgccaccacggcacgccctagtttttataaattttaataaaatattgtcacaggAATGTCGCCATCTTGTTCacgctgcaatgcattctgggtaaatgacgtGTAATGGCTCCTCCATCTAGAACAGTGATGAGTAACATTAagcctttttaatttgaaccGGAGCGCATTGAAACCGATCAGAACTAGAAATAACAAGAGGTGTTTAAGAGGAggagcaaacagaggaagaggaagagttggctgtagctgctgctgccttcaggttcataatgaaacaatgaatgagaCTCACCTGGTCACTGTGTGGTCCGGTAAGAACTATAGCTCTGTGTCCGGTTCGGCAACAGCTGTTACTGGTGGTGGTTTCACATTCAGTACTGtttagctctgttagcattccCAGCGgtaatagctccgttagcattcCCAGCggtaatagctctgttagcattccCAGCGgtaatagctccgttagcatttcaAGTAGTAATAGCTCCATTAGTATTTTCAGGCAGTAATAGCATCGTTAGCATTTCCGGCAGTAATAGCATCGTTAGCATTTCCGGCAGTAATAGCATCGTTAGCATTTCTGGCagtaatagctccgttagcatttctggcagtaatagctccgttagcatttccgGCAGTAATAGCATCGTTAGCAGTTCCGGCAGTAATAGCTTCGTTAGCATTCCCGGCAGTAATAGCATCGTTAGCATTTCCGGCAGTAATAGCATCGTTTGCATTTCCGGCagtaatagctccgttagcatttccgGCAGTAATAGCATCGTTAGCATTTCCGGCagtaatagctccgttagcatttccgGCAGTAATAGCATGGTTAGCATTTCCGGCAGTAATAGCATGGTTAGCATTTCTGGCAGTAATAGCATTGTTAGCATTTCTGGCagtaatagctccgttagcatttctggcagtaatagctccgttagcatttctGGCAGTAATAGCATCGTTAGCAGTTCCGGCAGTAATAGCTTCGTTAGCATTCCCGGCAGTAATAGCATCGTTAGCATTTCCGGCAGTAATAGCATCGTTTGCATTTCCGGCagtaatagctccgttagcatttccgGCAGTAATAGCATCGTTAGCATTTCCGGCagtaatagctccgttagcatttccgGCAGTAATAGCATGGTTAGCATTTCCGGCAGTAATAGCATCGTTAGCATTTCTGGCAGTAATAGCATTGTTAGCATTTCTGGCagtaatagctccgttagcatttctGGCAGTAATAGCATCGTTAGCATTTCTGGCAGTAATAGCATTGTTAGCATTTCTGGCagtaatagctccgttagcatttctGGCAGTAATAGCATCGTTAGCATTTCCGGCagtaatagctccgttagcatttccggcagtaatagctccgttagcGCTGCTTGCCTTTGACGTTTCTCCCAGCATCTGTAGCGCTCTGTCCGGTTTGAGACGCTGTGTAACAGCGACACCAAATTTTACCACTGACCCGGACCTCCATGGGTCCGGTCGGATCGGTGACGTCAGTACCCAGGCAGTATAGCTCCTGATAGCATCTCAAAGAGCGTCCAGCTCTGCCCGTCTCAGCACGGCATTAATTTTTAAGGTAACAATCACCTGTTAGAGCCTTCATTGGTTCTGCTGGTATATATGGCTCAAAGTGCTGTGGAGAAATGTCCAGGGTCCAGATGAGGTCCTTCGTTGTTGTTCCTCTCCGGCTCTCGCCTTCGCTCTCCTTTCTTTCATGTGGGAAATTATCCAGATTCgccacagatttttatttttttatcacagtCGATAGTAACACAGTGTGACGttatctaaaattacaccaATCAAACGCAATATGATCAACAACTACTGGGGTAAAGTTAGCtttcctgtgtttactctgtagacTCCAGTACAGATTGGACCTGATGACGTCATCAACCCATCGGTGAAAAAATGGCGACCTCCATGGGtgacaaatacaacaaaagatGTGCactaggcctgtcatgataaattttgctgagcgattgtctcaaaaattattgcaataaacgataacaTTGTTTGAAGGCCATTTTAAACTTATGTAATGGTAACGATGTAATAATGCAAGCACAttctgccaaaaataaatgcactttacttt of Xiphophorus couchianus chromosome 4, X_couchianus-1.0, whole genome shotgun sequence contains these proteins:
- the LOC114142518 gene encoding uncharacterized protein LOC114142518 — its product is MLGETSKASSANGAITAGNANGAITAGNANDAITARNANGAITARNANNAITARNANDAITARNANGAITARNANNAITARNANDAITAGNANHAITAGNANGAITAGNANDAITAGNANGAITAGNANDAITAGNANDAITAGNANEAITAGTANDAITARNANGAITARNANGAITARNANNAITARNANHAITAGNANHAITAGNANGAITAGNANDAITAGNANGAITAGNANDAITAGNANDAITAGNANEAITAGTANDAITAGNANGAITARNANGAITARNANDAITAGNANDAITAGNANDAITA